The following are encoded together in the Bacteroidales bacterium genome:
- a CDS encoding toxin-antitoxin system YwqK family antitoxin, which translates to MYKKIIIIILILNSAIVFAQKDTLNQTDSDGKQHGYWIITENGTKSEEGRFEHGIKVGVWKAYFSSGKIKSMITYQSGKPNGYAKFFYENGNVSEEGIWKENKWVGDYKYYHPNGNPAYEWKYSEAGKRTGIQKYYHENGKIMIEGEWKEGKENGTIREFDKNGKLIAEKTFNDGQLDVASVKIYTPTIEQKQEPEQKQEVKVVQEVQHQNTEVGIFDGNGFHKTYTKDGKLDREGEWKNGRLIDGKKYFYDETGKLIKTTIYKNGNVVNIIYNN; encoded by the coding sequence ATGTATAAAAAAATAATAATCATAATACTTATATTAAATTCTGCTATCGTATTTGCTCAAAAGGACACATTAAACCAAACAGATAGTGATGGTAAGCAACATGGTTATTGGATTATTACCGAAAATGGCACAAAAAGCGAAGAAGGTCGCTTTGAGCACGGTATTAAAGTAGGAGTATGGAAAGCTTACTTCTCATCTGGAAAAATAAAGTCGATGATTACATACCAATCAGGAAAGCCTAATGGTTATGCAAAATTTTTTTATGAAAATGGTAATGTAAGCGAAGAAGGCATATGGAAAGAAAATAAATGGGTAGGCGATTACAAATATTATCATCCTAATGGTAATCCGGCATACGAATGGAAATATAGCGAAGCTGGAAAGCGAACCGGAATACAAAAGTATTATCATGAAAATGGAAAAATAATGATAGAAGGTGAATGGAAAGAAGGAAAAGAAAATGGTACCATTCGAGAATTCGATAAAAATGGAAAATTGATAGCAGAGAAAACATTTAACGATGGACAATTAGATGTTGCTTCGGTTAAAATATATACTCCAACGATAGAGCAAAAACAAGAGCCGGAGCAAAAACAAGAAGTTAAAGTAGTACAAGAAGTACAACATCAAAATACAGAAGTAGGTATTTTTGATGGTAATGGTTTTCATAAAACATATACTAAAGATGGAAAGCTCGATCGCGAAGGAGAATGGAAAAATGGCCGCTTAATTGATGGTAAAAAATATTTTTATGACGAAACAGGCAAACTAATTAAAACAACTATCTATAAAAATGGTAATGTTGTAAATATTATTTACAATAATTAA
- the fumC gene encoding class II fumarate hydratase, producing MFFVIVLKFVLFLKKKNMRIEKDTMGTVEVPDDKYWGAQTQRSVNNFKIGGDLMPIEIIYAMAIVKKAAAITNYELGKLPEDKKNLIVQVCDEILAGKLNEHFPLVVWQTGSGTQTNMNLNEVIANRAHVLMGNKLGEGKTYLHPNDDVNKSQSSNDTFPTAMHIAAYQVLVNKTLPALKYLRDTLQKKSNDFKDIIKIGRTHWMDATPLTLGQEFSGYVAMLNHSIEAIENTLPHLAELGLGGTAVGTGLNAPKGFAERVAQVIAEITNLPFVTAANKFESLASHNPMVELSGALKQTASVLNKIANDIRIMASGPRSGIGELIIPENEPGSSIMPGKVNPTQIEALTMVCMQVIANDTAIVLGDLNGFFELNVYKPLIIYNILRSLHLLADACISFNDNCAIGIEPNLPALKHHLENSLMLVTALNPYIGYENAAKIAKKAHSENKTLRQAAIELGFVTDEQFNQWVDPKNMVQ from the coding sequence ATGTTTTTTGTCATTGTATTGAAATTTGTATTATTTTTGAAAAAAAAAAATATGAGAATCGAAAAAGATACCATGGGAACCGTTGAAGTTCCAGATGACAAATATTGGGGAGCTCAAACCCAACGTTCGGTTAATAATTTTAAAATTGGTGGCGATTTAATGCCAATAGAAATTATTTATGCTATGGCTATTGTTAAAAAAGCTGCAGCTATAACCAATTATGAGTTAGGCAAATTGCCCGAAGATAAAAAAAACTTAATTGTTCAGGTTTGCGATGAAATATTAGCCGGAAAACTCAATGAGCATTTTCCATTAGTAGTTTGGCAAACCGGTAGTGGAACGCAAACCAATATGAATTTGAACGAAGTTATTGCTAATCGTGCCCATGTGTTAATGGGAAATAAATTAGGCGAAGGCAAAACATACTTACATCCTAATGACGATGTAAATAAATCGCAAAGTTCGAACGATACTTTTCCAACGGCTATGCACATAGCAGCTTATCAAGTATTAGTAAATAAAACTTTGCCTGCCTTAAAATATTTACGCGATACATTGCAAAAAAAATCGAACGATTTTAAAGATATAATAAAAATAGGTAGAACACATTGGATGGATGCTACACCACTTACCTTAGGACAAGAATTCTCTGGATATGTGGCAATGCTTAATCACTCAATTGAAGCTATTGAGAATACACTTCCACATTTAGCAGAATTAGGTTTAGGTGGAACTGCGGTAGGTACTGGATTAAATGCTCCCAAAGGTTTTGCTGAACGTGTGGCTCAAGTTATTGCCGAAATTACAAATTTGCCTTTTGTAACGGCAGCCAATAAGTTTGAATCTTTAGCTTCGCATAATCCAATGGTAGAGTTGAGCGGTGCATTAAAGCAAACAGCCTCTGTTTTAAACAAAATTGCGAATGATATACGTATTATGGCATCCGGACCTCGCAGTGGAATTGGTGAACTTATTATTCCTGAAAATGAACCAGGTAGCTCCATTATGCCAGGTAAAGTTAATCCCACCCAAATTGAAGCATTAACCATGGTCTGCATGCAAGTAATTGCAAACGACACCGCTATCGTTTTAGGAGATTTAAATGGCTTTTTTGAACTAAATGTATATAAACCACTTATTATTTATAATATTTTACGCTCCTTGCATTTATTAGCCGATGCTTGTATTTCTTTTAACGACAATTGTGCTATTGGAATTGAACCAAATTTACCTGCATTAAAACATCATTTAGAAAATTCGCTTATGTTAGTAACAGCTTTAAATCCTTATATTGGATACGAAAATGCTGCCAAAATAGCTAAAAAAGCTCATTCTGAAAACAAAACATTAAGACAAGCTGCTATTGAATTAGGTTTTGTTACAGATGAGCAATTTAATCAATGGGTAGACCCAAAAAATATGGTTCAATAA
- a CDS encoding DUF4412 domain-containing protein, which yields MKRIFTYIVPAIIIIITILIITHCNPVTGDNKITKIDSAPKPKLAALTIRKDVPPVFTNNFNGNFQLVEKSLFDTVVYNIYVFNNKVRIDKIQSNINKESTIINLELKEVIILNHQARLYTTQIFSEEKTEIDSNYKIIKTENEKTILGIRCKQWRVKNVKENTEVTYWMATNNEYGFYYYLTKIWNPNIKTHKYYQIIPNSFGFLPFEAVERSLLRDIKNTMIITQIDKNIKDTSIFTIPSTYAIYTN from the coding sequence ATGAAAAGAATATTTACATACATAGTTCCTGCTATAATAATCATTATTACTATCCTCATTATAACGCATTGTAATCCTGTTACAGGCGACAATAAAATAACAAAAATAGATAGTGCTCCAAAACCCAAGTTAGCTGCTTTGACTATAAGAAAAGATGTTCCTCCAGTATTTACCAATAATTTTAATGGAAATTTTCAACTTGTTGAAAAAAGCTTATTCGACACAGTTGTATATAACATATACGTATTTAATAATAAAGTAAGAATTGATAAAATTCAATCAAACATAAATAAAGAATCGACCATAATAAATTTAGAATTAAAAGAAGTAATTATACTAAATCATCAAGCTCGATTATATACAACTCAGATTTTTTCAGAAGAAAAAACAGAAATAGATAGTAATTATAAAATAATTAAAACAGAAAATGAAAAAACTATATTAGGTATAAGATGCAAACAATGGAGAGTAAAAAATGTAAAAGAAAATACTGAAGTTACATATTGGATGGCAACCAATAACGAATATGGTTTTTATTATTATCTTACCAAGATTTGGAACCCCAATATCAAAACCCATAAATATTATCAAATTATTCCTAATTCATTTGGATTTTTACCTTTTGAAGCAGTAGAAAGAAGCTTACTTAGAGATATAAAAAATACTATGATTATTACACAAATAGATAAAAATATAAAAGATACAAGCATCTTTACTATTCCTAGTACGTACGCAATTTACACAAATTAA